From the Alphaproteobacteria bacterium genome, the window GGGCAGCAGGGCCTTCACTTCACGGTCGATGGTGCTGATGAACAGCCATGCCAGATAAACAGTGATCGAGACCGGCGCCGTGATCAGGATGCCCGCAAAGAAGTAGGCGCGCAGCCGGGCCGCCAGGCTCATATGCCAGGGCTGCACCTTCTCGGGGTTACTTGTCACGCTTCATTTTCTCCGTGGTCAAGGCGCGGATATTGCGCACGAAAATGGTCAGCAAGGCGCGCAGGAAAGGATCGGCGTGCTTCAACTTGTCTTCGAAGGCCTGCCTAGGAATGATCGACACCGACGTTTCGGCCGCCGCCCTGGCCGAGGCCATGCGGGGCTGGTTGTCGATCAGCGCCATTTCTCCGAAGATGCCGCCCTGGACGATGGTGCCCAACACGCGCTCCTCGCCCTCTTCGTTGCGCTTGATGATTTCAACGATGCCTTTCTCGACAAGAAATGCCCGATTGCCCTCTTCGCCCTCGCCGAATATCTTCTGGCCGGGGTAAAAAACTTTCCGTTCGACGAATTTGCTTGTCATGCCGCCAACAATCCTGTCCGTTTAAGTATATTAATATCGAATCTTTCCAGAGAAAGCGAAGAAAACATGACCCGTCAATATCCTGATTATCCGCGGCCCGGGGTCGGCGCCGTGATTTGGAAGGAAGGACGGGTTCTGTTGATCCGCCGGGCCGCCGAACCTCGCAAGGGGGGGTGGAGCCTGCCGGGCGGCTTGCAGCATCTGGGGGAAACCCTGTCCCAGGCGGTTCTGCGCGAAATTCAAGAGGAAACCGGGCTGGCCGTCCATCTGGGCGAGATCGTGGCGGTGGTGGACATCATCGAGCATGACGCCGAGGGCAAGGTTGAATATCACTACACCGTGGCCGATTACGAAGCCGATTGGGTGATGGGCGAAGCAACCCCGGGCGACGACGCCGACGATGCCGTCTGGGCCGATCCCATGAATCTGGCCAAGTACGACCTGCCCTTTCTTCAACAGGAAGTCATCGCCAAGGCCCTGGCTAGGCGGCGCAACAGCATCGTTCTATGAAAACAGCCGATTTCGATTTCGACCTACCCCAGGACCGCATCGCTCAACATCCCGTCTCGCCAAGGGATGCCGCCAAGCTGCTTGTGGTTGGGCGGGAACTCCAAGACCGACATGTGCGCGATCTTCCGCAATTCCTGCGGTCAGGTGATCTGGTGGTCGTCAATGACACCAAGGTCCTGCCTGCCCGTCTGTTGGGGCGGCGCGGCGAGGCCAAAATCGACGTCACCCTGATCAAGCGCCTGAGCGATCTGGACTGGCGGGCCTTTGCCAAGCCAGCCAAAAAGCTGAAAC encodes:
- a CDS encoding cyclic nucleotide-binding domain-containing protein yields the protein MTSKFVERKVFYPGQKIFGEGEEGNRAFLVEKGIVEIIKRNEEGEERVLGTIVQGGIFGEMALIDNQPRMASARAAAETSVSIIPRQAFEDKLKHADPFLRALLTIFVRNIRALTTEKMKRDK
- a CDS encoding NUDIX hydrolase, which encodes MIWKEGRVLLIRRAAEPRKGGWSLPGGLQHLGETLSQAVLREIQEETGLAVHLGEIVAVVDIIEHDAEGKVEYHYTVADYEADWVMGEATPGDDADDAVWADPMNLAKYDLPFLQQEVIAKALARRRNSIVL